TAATTGGTATAATGGCGGCGCATTTCTACGATCCCAACGCGTTCCCCCTTCCAGTCCATAGACCAGGTCAGGTGATTGCGTGTGGCTTCTACCCTGTCCTGCATAGTAGGCGGTGGCAATAATTCCCCGGTTTTAAAATAGTGCTTGATTTCATTAAAAATCCATGGATTTCCAATCGCAGCACGTCCGATCATCATCCCATCGAGGCCAAATCTGTTTTTATATTCCAGTGCTTTTTGGGGAGAATCAATATCACCGTTACCAAAAATAGGCATTGTGATCCGTGGATTGTTTTTCACACGCTCAATATGAGTCCAGTCGGCGCTGCCTTTATACATCTGCGCCCTCGTCCGGGCATGCACTGTTAGTGCCTGCACCCCAATATCCTGAAGGCGCTCGGCCACCTCATCGATATTAATCGAATCCTCATCCCAGCCGAGGCGCGTTTTTACGGTTACAGGCAAATGAGTACTTTTGATAACGGCTTTCGTAAGGCGTACCATCAGGTCTACATCTTTCAATACACCAGCTCCCGCACCTTTACAAACAACCTTTTTAACGGGACAGCCATAATTAATATCTACCAAATCGGGATGTACGGTTTCTACAATTTTAGCAGAAAGCGCCATCGCCTCTTCATCTCCTCCAAATATCTGAATCCCTACAGGTCTTTCATAATCAAAAATATCCAGTTTCTGACGACTTTTCA
The Flavobacterium kingsejongi genome window above contains:
- the dusB gene encoding tRNA dihydrouridine synthase DusB — encoded protein: MVKIGNIELPDFPLLLAPMEDVSDPPFRRLCKLHGADMMYSEFISSEGLIRDAMKSRQKLDIFDYERPVGIQIFGGDEEAMALSAKIVETVHPDLVDINYGCPVKKVVCKGAGAGVLKDVDLMVRLTKAVIKSTHLPVTVKTRLGWDEDSINIDEVAERLQDIGVQALTVHARTRAQMYKGSADWTHIERVKNNPRITMPIFGNGDIDSPQKALEYKNRFGLDGMMIGRAAIGNPWIFNEIKHYFKTGELLPPPTMQDRVEATRNHLTWSMDWKGERVGIVEMRRHYTNYFKGIPNFKEHRQKLVTTDDAEGLFKALDEIQEVFEKFQFV